The Vigna unguiculata cultivar IT97K-499-35 chromosome 6, ASM411807v1, whole genome shotgun sequence genome contains a region encoding:
- the LOC114188111 gene encoding uncharacterized protein LOC114188111, with product MDQQNQNNTPDGSGDVPLKRKRGRPRKYPKPDSEESSYILVSQNKRQNPVRAEQTPVPPGFETVNGSQQFQRGQESHLNNAMVGQLVSGVIEAVFDAGYLLSVRVGDSDTTLRGLVFKPGRYVPISPENDVAPSVPMIQRNEVSFPSRAAQFQTPLPKERNEQAVNVHRVETLAMNGSPSVPQIPRGAVSSSNLVASSGKNVPSVPSVPGQITHQLPRGNVVPVLLQPNNFTNGVPVSNQASQVNTQVSLGSGVISSKEIPVDGNPSLVSHTQTISHSTGMQSEDARPPHNQSSSHVVNEDEAKSMRMPGMPFEHLVTEVVKRIQDPSDAMDNETTDNCKSGDNMVEKDPSGTQEDKVNDVDQPILIKPLQAVQSCPQESSASAPKPSDYTETGRMTELLQVFQHNNTENQASKAAELESGNKLDDIRNLGTGLEDGGTIQSTKPF from the exons ATGGAtcaacaaaaccaaaataacaCTCCAGATGGTTCAGGAGACGTGCCTTTGAAGCGGAAGCGTGGTCGTCCAAGGAAATACCCAAAGCCAGATTCAGAAGAGAGTTCCTATATCCTAGTTAGTCAAAATAAAAGGCAGAATCCTGTTCGTGCAGAACAAACGCCTGTGCCTCCTGGCTTTGAAACAGTTAATGGAAGTCAACAATTTCAAAGGGGTCAAGAGAGTCATTTAAATAATGCAATGGTGGGTCAACTAGTTTCTGGTGTAATTGAGGCAGTATTTGATGCTGGATATTTGCTCAGTGTTAGAGTTGGTGATTCTGATACTACTTTGAGGGGGTTGGTCTTCAAGCCCGGACGATACGTTCCTATCTCGCCTGAAAACGATGTTGCTCCGAGTGTTCCAATGATCCAAAGAAATGAGGTTTCCTTCCCTTCAAGAGCTGCACAGTTTCAAACTCCTCTCCCAAAGGAGAGGAATGAACAGGCAGTGAATGTTCATAGAGTAGAAACTCTTGCAATGAATGGCTCACCGTCTGTCCCTCAGATACCTAGAGGAGCTGTTAGTTCAAGTAACTTGGTTGCCTCTTCTGGAAAGAATGTGCCTTCTGTGCCTTCTGTGCCAGGCCAGATCACTCATCAACTACCCAGAGGTAATGTGGTGCCTGTATTGCTCCAACCTAATAATTTTACAAACGGGGTGCCAGTTTCTAATCAAGCTTCACAAGTCAACACCCAAGTTTCTCTAGGGAGTGGAGTGATTTCTTCCAAAGAAATTCCTGTAGATGGAAACCCTTCACTTGTATCTCACACTCAAACTATCTCACACTCAACCGGCATGCAAAGTGAAGATGCTCGTCCACCACATAATCAATCTTCATCTCATGTGGTGAATGAAGATGAAGCCAAATCTATGAGAATGCCTGGCATGCCTTTTGAGCATCTGGTTACTGAAGTTGTCAAGAGGATCCAAGATCCTTCAGATGCCATGGATAATGAGACTACTGACAACTGCAAATCAGGTGATAATATGGTAGAGAAGGATCCAAGTGGTACTCAGGAAGACAAAGTTAATGACGTAGATCAACCCATCTTGATTAAGCCACTGCAAGCTGTACAGTCTTGTCCTCAGGAAAGCTCTGCATCTGCTCCCAAACCTTCGGACTACACCGAAACTGGTAGAATGACTGAGCTTTTGCAG GTTTTTCAACATAACAATACGGAGAACCAGGCATCCAAAGCAGCAGAGTTAGAATCTGGAAACAAGTTGGATGATATAAGAAATTTAGGAACTGGACTTGAAGATGGTGGAACTATTCAATCAACAAAGCCTTTCTGA
- the LOC114188824 gene encoding 1-acyl-sn-glycerol-3-phosphate acyltransferase-like has translation MENSRFGAFLRSRRMDSFFSTSSEKRVVDNPNVSIKDESERGSKMGVFVDDDDGWVPVIISWIRIVTCFVSMMITTFIWALIMLVLIPWPYERIRQGNIYGHVTGRMLMWILGNPIKIEGAEYSNKKAIYISNHASPIDIFLIMWLTPTGTVGIAKKEIIWYPLFGQLYVLANHLRIDRSNPMAAIESMKKAAHAVVKNNLSLIIFPEGTRSKNGRLLPFKKGFVHLALQTGLPIVPMVLTGTHLAWRKGSLHVRPAPLTVKYLPPITTQNWTLSNIDDYVKMLHNLYAQNLPKSQTPLPSKTE, from the exons ATGGAGAATTCCAGGTTTGGTGCTTTTTTGAGGAGTAGAAGAATGGATAGCTTTTTTAGCACAAGTTCTGAGAAGAGGGTGGTAGATAATCCAAACGTTTCAATAAAAGATGAATCTGAAAGAGGGTCTAAGATGGGTGTttttgttgatgatgatgatggatgGGTTCCTGTGATCATATCTTGGATCAGAATTGTGACTTGTTTTGTTTCTATGATGATCACAACATTTATCTGGGCATTGATCATGCTTGTGCTTATACCATGGCCCTATGAGAGGATTAGGCAAGGAAACATATATGGCCATGTGACTGGCAGAATGCTG ATGTGGATTCTTGGGAATCCTATAAAAATTGAAGGTGCTGAGTACTCCAACAAGAAGGCCATTTACATCAGCAACCATGCATCTCCAATTGACATATTTCTGATAATGTGGTTGACTCCTACAGGTACTGTAGGTATTGCAAAGAAAGAG ATCATATGGTATCCTCTATTTGGCCAACTTTATGTTTTGGCCAATCATCTTCGTATAGATCGGTCCAATCCAATGGCAGCAATTGAGTCCATGAAAAAG GCAGCTCATGCAGTTGTGAAGAACAATCTGTCACTGATAATTTTCCCAGAGGGCACAAGGTCTAAAAATGGACGACTTCTACCTTTCAAAAAA GGTTTTGTTCATTTGGCTCTGCAAACCGGTCTTCCAATTGTTCCAATGGTGCTAACAGGTACTCATCTGGCATGGAGAAAAGGTAGCTTGCATGTCAGACCAGCACCACTTACTGTCAAGTATCTTCCTCCTATAACCACTCAAAATTGGACACTTTCCAACATTGATGACTATGTTAAAATGTTACATAATTTGTATGCACAAAACCTTCCCAAATCTCAGACACCTCTGCCTTCAAAGACTGAGTGA
- the LOC114188131 gene encoding heat shock 70 kDa protein 16-like: MSVVGFDIGNENCVIAVVRQRGIDVLLNYESKRETPAVVCFSEKQRLLGSAGAASAMMHIKSTVSQIKTLIGRKFADPDVVKELKMLPLETSEGQDGGILIHLKYLGEIHVFTPVQIMSMLFAHLKTMTEKDLEMPISDCVIGIPSYFTDLQRRAYLDAAKIAGLKPLRLIHDCTATALSYGMYKTDFSGTGPVYVAFIDVGHCDTQVSIASFEFGKMKILSQAFDRSLGGRDFDEVLFSHFAAKFKEEYRIDVYSNTKACFRLRAACEKLKKVLSANLEAPLNIECLMDEKDVKGFISREEFEKLASGLLERVSIPCLRALTDANLTVEKISSVELVGSGSRIPAISTLLISLFKREPSRQLNASECVARGCALQCAMLSPVYRVREYEVQDVIPFSIGLSSDEGPIAVRTNGVFFPKGQSFPSVKVIAFQRSNLFHLEAFYVNPDELPPGTSPKISCVTIGPFHGSHGRKSRIKVRVSLDLHGILNIESATLIKDDTDDLVMSGNHNSNSDAMDIDPIPDTVANGFEDITNKKLESPCSSVDGIRKDKGNRRVDVPVNENIYGGMTKAEIAEAREKELQLAQQDRIIEQTKEKKNSLESYVYDMRSKLFHTYRSFASEQERDDISRSLQETEEWLYEDGVDETEHAYSSKLEDLKKLVDPIENRFKDEKERGKAKGDLLKCILKHRTSADSLPPQDKELIINECNKAEQWLEEKNQQQESSPKNTEPIVWSSEIRSKTEEFNLTCQHILGSKASPFPEDKDMPDSSNDP; this comes from the exons ATGAGTGTGGTGGGGTTTGACATTGGTAATGAGAACTGTGTCATTGCTGTAGTCAGGCAACGTGGGATTGATGTTTTGTTGAATTATGAATCCAAACGCGAAACCCCGGCTGTGGTCTGCTTCAGCGAGAAGCAGCGGCTTTTGGGGTCTGCTGGTGCTGCTTCGGCTATGATGCACATCAAGTCCACTGTATCTCAAATAAAGACACTAATAGGAAGGAAATTTGCAGATCCTGATGTGGTTAAAGAGCTGAAAATGCTTCCTCTTGAAACTTCTGAGGGTCAAGATGGAGGCATTTTGATCCACTTGAAGTACTTGGGGGAGATTCATGTATTTACACCTGTTCAAATAATGTCCATGCTCTTTGCTCACTTGAAGACTATGACTGAAAAAGATTTGGAGATGCCCATTTCGGATTGTGTTATTGGGATCCCATCATACTTTACGGACTTGCAGAGACGGGCATATCTTGATGCAGCGAAAATTGCAGGGTTGAAGCCTCTGAGATTGATCCATGATTGTACTGCAACTGCCCTTAGTTATGGAATGTATAAAACAGATTTTAGTGGTACAGGTCCGGTTTATGTTGCATTTATTGACGTTGGTCATTGTGACACTCAGGTCTCCATTGCATCATTTGAGTTTGGGAAAATGAAGATACTTTCGCAGGCATTTGACAGGAGCTTGGGAGGAAGGGACTTTGATGAGGTTCTTTTTAGTCATTTTGCAGCAAAATTCAAGGAAGAGTACCGTATTGATGTGTATTCTAATACCAAGGCGTGCTTTAGGCTACGTGCAGCATGtgagaaattgaagaaagttTTGAGTGCAAATCTAGAGGCACCACTAAATATCGAGTGCTTGATGGATGAGAAGGATGTGAAGGGCTTTATCTCAAGGGAAGAATTTGAGAAGCTCGCATCAGGATTATTGGAGAGAGTTTCTATTCCTTGCCTCAGAGCATTAACTGATGCAAACTTGACAGTGGAGAAGATTTCTTCTGTAGAGCTAGTTGGTTCGGGATCTAGGATTCCAGCTATAAGTACATTACTAATTTCCTTATTCAAGAGAGAACCCAGTCGACAGCTGAATGCAAGTGAGTGTGTAGCTCGTGGTTGTGCTCTACAGTGTGCAATGCTCAGTCCTGTTTACCGTGTGAGAGAATACGAG GTTCAGGATGTTATTCCCTTTTCAATTGGACTTTCATCAGATGAAGGTCCAATTGCTGTGAGGACAAATGGTGTATTTTTCCCAAAAGGCCAATCCTTTCCAAGTGTTAAAGTCATAGCCTTTCAGCGAAGTAATTTGTTTCATTTGGAAGCTTTCTACGTTAATCCAGATGAATTACCACCTGGGACATCTCCTAAAATTAGTTGTGTCACG ATTGGCCCTTTCCATGGATCCCATGGTCGTAAGAGCAGAATTAAAGTTAGAGTTTCACTTGATCTGCATGGAATTCTCAATATTGAATCAGCTACA CTGATCAAGGATGACACGGATGATTTGGTTATGTCTGGTAATCATAATTCAAATTctgatgcaatggatattgatCCCATTCCTGACACAGTTGCCAATGGGTTTGAAGATATTACCAATAAGAAGTTGGAATCTCCATGTAGTTCT GTTGATGGTATAAGAAAAGATAAGGGTAACAGAAGGGTTGATGTGCCAGTGAATGAGAATATCTATGGTGGAATGACAAAGGCAGAAATCGCCGAAGCTCGTGAAAAAGAACTCCAGTTGGCCCAACAGGACAGAATTATAGAGCAAaccaaagaaaagaagaatagcTTGGAGTCTTATGTCTATGATATGAGGAGCAAG CTCTTCCACACATATCGAAGCTTTGCGAGTGAACAAGAGAGGGATGACATATCTAGGAGTCTTCAAGAGACTGAGGAATGGCTTTATGAGGATGGTGTTGATGAAACTGAGCATGCTTATTCTTCAAAACTAGAAGATTTGAAAAag CTGGTAGATCCAATTGAGAATCGGTtcaaagatgaaaaagaaagaggGAAAGCTAAAGGGGATTTATTGAAGTGCATTTTAAAGCATCGCACATCTGCAGATTCCCTTCCACCCCAGGATAAAGAACTG ATCATCAACGAGTGCAATAAAGCAGAGCAGTGGTTGGAAGAGAAAAACCAGCAACAAGAATCATCTCCTAAGAATACTGAACCAATAGTATGGTCAAGTGAGATTAGGAGCAAGACAGAAGAGTTTAACTT AACATGCCAACACATATTGGGATCCAAGGCTTCTCCATTTCCAGAAGACAAAGACATGCCAGATTCTTCCAATGATCCATGA